A portion of the Candidatus Cloacimonas sp. genome contains these proteins:
- the ribD gene encoding bifunctional diaminohydroxyphosphoribosylaminopyrimidine deaminase/5-amino-6-(5-phosphoribosylamino)uracil reductase RibD, with the protein MTEARIKQYMGMAIRAAEKARGKCSPNPFVGSVIVKNDTVLSQGWTLEYGSDHSEIQALKKAGKKARGATLFVTLEPCSHYGKTPPCAQAIIEAGIKEVFIGISDPNPLVKGKGIQMLQEAGIEVHCGYLEDAIRTQLEYYLCYMQKNRPFVTWKTALTLDGKYAAEDNSSRWITGNIARQFVHRLRSENDVVLTGIKTVLSDNSLLNVRLPGNHKQPLRIVLDPLLQIPMQSEFVTIASSFPAMIITSPAMLKTRKAEELQQKGVKIETLQCRNNHFNLHEVLQLLSQMKYYSVLLETGSGIAEAFIREKLVDKFIFIYGAKILGGTKSPLPTLGIENINQAIPMEKISCRKMGQDIMVTAYPVYSA; encoded by the coding sequence ATGACTGAAGCCCGAATTAAACAATATATGGGGATGGCAATCCGAGCTGCAGAAAAAGCACGGGGGAAATGCTCTCCCAATCCTTTCGTGGGCTCAGTTATCGTGAAAAATGATACTGTGCTCAGCCAGGGCTGGACTTTGGAATATGGCAGTGACCATTCAGAAATTCAGGCACTTAAAAAAGCCGGGAAAAAAGCCCGAGGTGCAACCTTGTTTGTCACTTTGGAACCCTGCTCCCATTATGGAAAAACGCCACCCTGTGCCCAAGCCATCATTGAGGCAGGAATTAAAGAGGTCTTCATTGGAATTTCCGATCCCAATCCTTTGGTGAAAGGAAAAGGCATTCAAATGTTGCAAGAGGCAGGAATTGAAGTTCATTGCGGCTATCTGGAAGATGCAATCCGCACTCAACTGGAATATTACCTTTGTTATATGCAGAAAAACAGACCTTTCGTAACCTGGAAAACTGCCCTTACTCTGGATGGTAAATACGCCGCTGAAGATAATTCCTCACGCTGGATAACGGGAAATATTGCCCGCCAATTTGTCCATCGCTTGCGGAGTGAAAATGATGTGGTTTTAACCGGCATCAAAACTGTTCTAAGTGACAATTCATTGCTGAATGTGCGTTTACCGGGAAATCACAAACAACCCCTGCGCATAGTTTTAGACCCCTTGCTACAAATTCCCATGCAGTCAGAATTTGTAACTATCGCCTCATCCTTTCCCGCAATGATTATTACTTCCCCCGCAATGCTGAAAACCCGAAAAGCTGAGGAATTGCAACAAAAAGGGGTTAAAATAGAAACCCTGCAATGCCGGAACAACCATTTTAACTTACACGAGGTCTTGCAGTTATTATCTCAAATGAAATACTACAGTGTTCTGCTGGAAACGGGTAGCGGCATTGCCGAAGCATTTATCAGAGAAAAATTGGTGGATAAATTTATCTTTATCTACGGTGCCAAAATATTGGGTGGGACAAAAAGCCCTTTGCCAACTTTGGGTATTGAAAATATCAATCAAGCGATACCGATGGAAAAAATCAGCTGCCGTAAAATGGGACAGGACATTATGGTTACTGCCTATCCAGTATATTCAGCTTAA
- a CDS encoding cupin domain-containing protein — MKIIHYTEVELEPVTVEGAEKAQIRWLIAQEDGAPTFAMRMFEIEPGGHTPYHQHNWEHEVYCLSGKGALVTERGEMAFGADDAIFVDPNLIHTFKNVGNETLKFLCLIPHEKPVIKKALNPFADEEANNC, encoded by the coding sequence ATGAAAATTATCCATTACACCGAAGTGGAATTGGAACCCGTAACGGTAGAAGGTGCTGAAAAAGCACAAATCCGCTGGCTGATTGCCCAAGAAGACGGTGCTCCTACTTTTGCGATGCGAATGTTTGAAATTGAACCCGGGGGGCATACTCCCTACCATCAACATAATTGGGAACACGAGGTTTACTGCCTTTCCGGAAAAGGTGCTTTGGTTACGGAACGAGGAGAAATGGCTTTTGGTGCCGATGACGCTATTTTCGTGGATCCCAATCTGATACATACATTTAAAAATGTCGGAAATGAGACCCTGAAGTTTCTATGCCTGATACCGCATGAGAAACCGGTTATTAAAAAAGCGCTCAATCCTTTTGCCGATGAGGAAGCAAATAACTGCTAA
- the rsmA gene encoding 16S rRNA (adenine(1518)-N(6)/adenine(1519)-N(6))-dimethyltransferase RsmA, translating to MQALKALGQNFLIDETIAAEIVALAELQPSDKVWEIGPGKGILTTEIIKYNVQLRAFELDKRLQKYLTQRYGNKVLLEFTDILKADWLSYLQKDGGTLKLIANIPYQITSPLLYLLEKYSSSFSRIVMMVQKEVAERLSAKPGSKNYAPLTIRLGLVYDIFSKLQVSKDKFYPVPKVNSTVILMLPRVNKPVIGNPELFNKLLETAFAHRRKTLANNLLPVLGAEKTAKLADLSQLNFKKRGEELAEEDFILLSDCWAAL from the coding sequence ATGCAAGCCCTGAAAGCTCTGGGGCAGAATTTCCTGATTGATGAAACAATAGCTGCGGAAATAGTAGCTTTAGCCGAATTACAACCCTCGGATAAGGTTTGGGAAATAGGACCCGGAAAAGGTATTTTAACCACTGAAATTATTAAATACAATGTTCAGTTGCGGGCTTTTGAATTAGATAAACGCCTGCAAAAATACCTTACTCAGCGCTATGGCAATAAGGTCTTACTGGAATTTACCGATATTTTGAAAGCGGACTGGCTTTCGTATCTCCAAAAGGATGGAGGCACCTTAAAATTGATTGCTAATATCCCCTATCAGATAACCAGTCCGCTTTTATATCTGCTGGAGAAATACAGTTCTTCCTTTTCCCGCATCGTGATGATGGTGCAAAAAGAAGTAGCGGAACGGCTTAGCGCTAAGCCAGGCAGTAAAAATTATGCTCCTTTAACCATCCGTTTAGGTTTGGTTTATGATATTTTTAGTAAGCTGCAGGTTAGCAAAGACAAGTTTTATCCTGTGCCCAAAGTTAATTCTACGGTAATTTTAATGCTTCCGCGGGTAAATAAACCGGTTATTGGTAATCCCGAACTGTTTAATAAACTGCTGGAAACAGCTTTTGCCCATCGGAGAAAAACCCTGGCGAATAATCTGCTGCCTGTTTTGGGAGCGGAAAAAACAGCAAAATTGGCAGACCTTTCACAACTAAACTTCAAAAAACGAGGGGAAGAACTTGCAGAAGAGGATTTTATTCTGCTTAGTGATTGCTGGGCTGCTTTATAG
- a CDS encoding M14 family zinc carboxypeptidase, with amino-acid sequence MKRILFTLCLLTIATAVFAYPLRIQSWNIEKDLKKLNELKVSIDYVNLQTGIIHIEVRNDEERDKIHSVGLLTELLPNTAEAYFASLAEGTKDDRSYYTLTQYQNFMQLTAAQYPDICQLVQFGTSVQNRPLLMLKISDNVNVEENEPELKYLSSIHGDEVVGYDMLIRLIQLLTTQYGIDPRITNLVDNTEIWINPMLNPDGYTAGVRYNANGIDLNRNFPMPTGNQHPDSEPWAVETIAVMDFSNAHDFDLAINFHGGSLVINYPWDYTYTLAPDNDLLIEMALTYSRENSPLFNSTEFPQGITNGAAWYVITGSMQDWNYYYTDCIELTAEIGNDKWPPASNLDSYWADNEESMLKYIEFAQNGVKGIVTNSSGTPIAATITVAGNSKLEHTDLPAGDYHRLLLPGTYQITASADGYIPQTVNITVPPTGSYSQNFTLQSALLTTFEGQVRTPAGNALSGASVTLNSNPQISVQTDAEGLFSLTVYEGDYQICIAALDNSTGTYPVQIRHNCQRNIFTIQNPLFQDNFENGLGNWTATGTWGIVSYEGSNVLTDSPSGNYGNSQNRSVTINTPLSFAQVVNPFLSFRCKYALEESYDFVYLEASANGNTWIALDSYTGTIGSWTPKTYSLAAYAGNQLYLRFRIKTDYSQTADGIYIDDVRITGINNNIPLYGDVTSDGIINLQDIAFINEYAIGLDPIPEIDVRPWEAYRITNADVDGNGIIDAFDSYLLCKYISVGDYLLPIQSGIPEEVPVPVLTASYSDNLYLNFSNIDDLKSLTVSVAPNSINQVNHQGIYANQPFVQAINNENGSYGFAGYNIDQQSLSITLAANPEDFTLYYTVNGVPGTQFISISNSINDPDAPETVTSLLPNSPNPFNPETTLYFTLAKNNTPVSLNIYNLKGQLVRHLVSGVLASGKHSCVWNGLDDAGKEVSSGVYFSRLFTPDNQQTRKMLLAK; translated from the coding sequence ATGAAACGCATCCTTTTTACTTTATGCCTGCTGACTATAGCTACAGCTGTTTTTGCTTATCCTTTACGCATTCAAAGCTGGAACATAGAAAAAGACCTTAAAAAGCTGAATGAACTAAAGGTCAGCATTGATTATGTAAACCTGCAAACAGGAATTATTCACATAGAAGTGCGTAACGATGAAGAAAGGGATAAAATACACAGCGTAGGGCTATTAACAGAGCTTTTGCCCAATACCGCGGAAGCATATTTTGCTTCTCTGGCTGAAGGGACTAAAGATGATAGAAGTTATTACACTTTAACTCAATACCAGAATTTTATGCAACTAACGGCAGCTCAATATCCCGATATCTGTCAACTGGTTCAATTTGGCACCAGTGTTCAAAACAGACCTTTATTAATGCTGAAAATAAGTGATAATGTAAATGTGGAAGAAAACGAGCCGGAGCTTAAATACCTCAGCAGTATCCATGGAGATGAAGTTGTCGGCTACGATATGCTTATCCGTTTAATTCAATTACTTACAACTCAGTATGGAATAGACCCGCGGATAACGAATCTTGTGGATAACACGGAAATTTGGATAAATCCGATGCTTAATCCGGATGGTTATACTGCAGGAGTTCGTTATAATGCCAATGGAATAGATTTGAACCGTAATTTTCCTATGCCTACAGGAAATCAACATCCCGATTCCGAACCCTGGGCTGTGGAAACAATTGCCGTTATGGATTTCAGTAATGCTCACGATTTTGATTTGGCTATTAACTTTCATGGCGGTTCGCTGGTGATAAACTATCCCTGGGATTACACTTATACCTTAGCCCCGGATAATGATTTGCTCATAGAAATGGCTTTAACCTATTCCCGGGAAAATTCTCCGCTGTTCAACAGCACAGAATTTCCGCAAGGAATTACTAATGGAGCTGCCTGGTATGTTATTACGGGCAGTATGCAGGACTGGAATTATTATTATACCGATTGTATTGAACTAACTGCCGAAATTGGCAATGATAAATGGCCTCCTGCTTCTAATTTGGATTCTTATTGGGCTGATAACGAAGAATCTATGTTAAAATATATTGAATTTGCCCAAAACGGAGTTAAAGGAATTGTTACCAACTCTTCTGGAACTCCCATTGCCGCTACAATTACTGTAGCAGGAAATTCCAAACTGGAACATACCGACCTGCCAGCAGGTGACTATCATCGTTTATTGCTTCCGGGAACTTATCAAATAACTGCTTCCGCTGATGGCTATATACCTCAAACAGTGAATATTACAGTTCCTCCAACCGGTTCCTATAGCCAAAACTTTACTTTACAATCAGCTCTGCTGACAACTTTTGAGGGACAGGTTCGCACTCCGGCAGGAAATGCATTATCTGGAGCAAGCGTAACTCTGAACAGCAATCCCCAAATTTCTGTTCAAACAGATGCGGAAGGATTATTTTCCTTAACTGTTTATGAAGGTGATTATCAAATTTGTATTGCTGCCTTGGATAATTCTACCGGCACTTATCCTGTCCAGATAAGGCATAATTGCCAACGCAATATCTTTACTATTCAGAATCCTCTCTTCCAGGATAATTTTGAAAACGGACTCGGAAACTGGACTGCTACAGGAACTTGGGGAATTGTAAGTTACGAGGGTTCCAATGTATTAACCGATTCTCCTTCCGGCAATTATGGCAATTCCCAAAATCGCAGTGTTACTATTAATACTCCGCTGTCTTTTGCCCAGGTAGTTAATCCCTTTTTATCTTTCAGGTGTAAATATGCGTTGGAGGAAAGCTATGATTTTGTGTATTTGGAGGCATCTGCTAATGGTAACACCTGGATTGCTTTAGATAGTTATACGGGAACTATAGGCAGTTGGACACCTAAAACTTACTCCCTTGCTGCCTATGCTGGAAATCAGTTATACCTGCGTTTCAGGATAAAGACCGATTATAGTCAAACCGCTGATGGTATCTATATTGACGATGTTAGGATAACCGGTATTAATAATAATATTCCTCTTTATGGAGATGTAACTTCCGACGGTATTATCAATTTGCAGGATATTGCCTTTATCAATGAGTATGCTATTGGTCTTGATCCTATTCCGGAAATTGATGTAAGACCATGGGAAGCATATCGGATTACTAATGCCGATGTAGATGGTAACGGCATAATTGATGCTTTTGACAGCTATCTGCTATGCAAATATATTTCCGTAGGGGATTATCTTCTACCAATTCAATCAGGAATTCCTGAAGAAGTTCCGGTTCCTGTTTTAACTGCCAGCTACAGTGATAACCTATACCTGAATTTCAGCAATATTGATGACTTGAAGTCCTTAACTGTTTCTGTAGCACCCAATTCTATCAATCAGGTTAATCATCAGGGAATTTACGCCAATCAGCCCTTTGTGCAGGCAATAAATAATGAGAACGGTTCTTACGGTTTTGCCGGATATAATATTGACCAGCAATCGCTGTCTATTACCCTGGCAGCTAACCCTGAGGATTTTACTCTCTATTATACGGTAAATGGAGTTCCGGGCACCCAATTTATCAGTATCAGTAATAGCATAAACGATCCGGATGCCCCTGAAACAGTAACTTCTCTTTTGCCCAATAGTCCCAATCCCTTCAATCCGGAAACAACCTTATATTTTACGCTGGCAAAAAATAACACTCCCGTCTCGCTCAATATTTATAATCTTAAGGGGCAGCTTGTGCGTCATCTGGTTTCAGGCGTTTTGGCTTCCGGAAAACACAGTTGCGTTTGGAACGGCTTAGATGATGCCGGTAAAGAAGTTAGCTCCGGAGTATATTTCTCTCGTTTATTTACTCCTGATAATCAACAAACCCGTAAAATGCTGCTTGCCAAATAA
- a CDS encoding DUF192 domain-containing protein, translating into MLKKHFLVLGLIGICFLFSCKKTASPTPEPAPKYEFRQEGTLDIISPEGLKKATFAIEIAEKEEELMQGLKYREKMADNEAMLFIFEYPDIYDFWMQDTYLPLDMLFIATDGTINDIYENAVPFSEERITPRNPHQYVLEVNAGIVKKSGIKTGDKIVWKKQS; encoded by the coding sequence ATGCTAAAGAAACATTTTCTCGTTTTAGGGCTTATTGGAATCTGTTTTTTGTTCAGCTGTAAAAAAACCGCTTCCCCAACTCCCGAGCCGGCACCCAAATATGAATTTCGGCAGGAGGGAACTTTGGATATAATTTCTCCTGAAGGTCTTAAAAAAGCTACTTTTGCTATAGAAATTGCCGAAAAGGAAGAAGAACTGATGCAGGGTTTAAAATATCGCGAAAAAATGGCTGATAATGAGGCAATGCTGTTTATTTTTGAATATCCGGATATCTATGATTTTTGGATGCAGGATACATATCTGCCTTTGGATATGCTGTTTATAGCTACCGATGGCACTATTAACGATATTTATGAAAATGCAGTTCCTTTTAGCGAAGAGAGAATTACACCTCGCAATCCCCATCAATATGTGCTGGAAGTTAATGCCGGAATAGTAAAGAAATCAGGTATCAAAACAGGAGATAAAATAGTATGGAAAAAACAGTCCTGA
- a CDS encoding divergent polysaccharide deacetylase family protein, with translation MEKTVLSLLLLLNLLLCGCGKKTEPAIPEAKVEPEQMEKTEEKKESKAISAPNMAAIESYQYTWSENDVMPPIVIIIDDFGQNAGQLLDDFSALPAKISFAILPDLPYTQTVARLAEKTQHNVLIHIPMQAIDHNANPGKRFLKTGMDKYEISSLLQDFYAQIPNAVAANNHMGSEVTSDLPAMNIVLEELDELGLYFLDSATINKSAAFTAAKNLGLKIAKRDIFLDVPDNSDATIISKIEGLAKYKGRKEPVVIITHCHNREKLNALQKFLTQIDNMGIELMSVEELFRQLGSPA, from the coding sequence ATGGAAAAAACAGTCCTGAGCTTATTATTGCTGCTAAACCTGCTTCTCTGCGGCTGCGGTAAAAAAACTGAACCGGCAATTCCGGAAGCAAAAGTGGAACCCGAACAAATGGAAAAGACGGAAGAGAAAAAAGAAAGTAAAGCGATTTCCGCTCCGAATATGGCTGCTATTGAATCCTATCAATATACCTGGTCTGAAAATGATGTGATGCCTCCGATAGTAATTATCATTGATGATTTCGGCCAAAATGCAGGTCAACTGCTGGATGATTTTTCTGCCCTGCCGGCTAAAATCTCTTTTGCTATTTTACCGGATTTGCCTTACACGCAAACAGTTGCCCGCCTGGCTGAGAAAACACAGCACAATGTTTTAATTCATATTCCGATGCAGGCAATTGACCATAACGCCAATCCCGGCAAAAGATTTCTGAAAACGGGAATGGATAAATATGAAATCTCCAGTTTATTACAGGATTTTTACGCCCAAATTCCCAATGCCGTTGCCGCCAATAATCACATGGGCAGTGAGGTAACTTCCGATCTTCCTGCAATGAACATTGTATTGGAAGAATTGGATGAGCTGGGTTTGTATTTCCTGGATAGCGCTACTATCAATAAAAGTGCAGCTTTTACGGCAGCAAAGAACCTGGGGCTTAAAATAGCCAAAAGAGATATCTTTCTGGATGTCCCGGATAATAGCGATGCTACAATTATAAGCAAAATTGAAGGTTTAGCAAAATACAAAGGCAGAAAAGAGCCGGTGGTAATTATTACTCATTGCCATAATCGCGAGAAGCTGAATGCCTTGCAAAAATTCCTTACCCAGATTGATAATATGGGCATAGAACTGATGAGCGTTGAGGAACTTTTCCGCCAGCTTGGCAGCCCTGCCTGA
- a CDS encoding Rne/Rng family ribonuclease translates to MKKDSFNTEIIVNVHPLEKRVAVLEDNRLVELFVERREQQNIVGNIYKGIVKDVLPGMGAAFIEIGLERTAFLHYSDIVMDFLDIYENASPRTKVNPEDSSQIDKLLKPGQEIIVQVHKGPIGTKGARLTGQISIPGKFLVLFPNKDKIAISRKIYVQAERNRIRNILSGIKDPGFGLIVRTEAEGCEEEDFRAEYKALLKTWRLIDKQIKYAKAPVCVFEENALENYLIRDLFGENVDRLVIDDKNFAKRIISQLADSSPELVSNIEIYREDSPIFDAWGIEKKIETVLHSRIYLPSGGNIRIEQTEALVAVDVNTGSFTGKTNYDETVRKTNLEAAAEIARQIRLRDLSGVIIVDFIDMTEEKHKTEVLEMLKKGLRRDRAKNKVYSFTELGLVEVTRKRMRNTLISNFSDPCPFCNGSGRILSKDTVIMRIYRWLNRSDYFIKDKTLRIAVSPELLNHINQHNEDFTNYKDQIEFTSDPAIRIDQFKVYLLPGMEDITSKFS, encoded by the coding sequence ATGAAAAAGGATTCCTTTAACACAGAAATAATCGTAAATGTCCACCCCCTGGAAAAGCGGGTGGCAGTTTTGGAAGATAACCGCTTAGTAGAACTCTTTGTGGAGCGCCGGGAGCAACAAAACATAGTTGGCAATATCTATAAAGGTATTGTGAAGGATGTTTTGCCCGGAATGGGTGCTGCCTTTATTGAAATTGGACTGGAGCGAACCGCTTTTTTACATTACAGTGACATTGTGATGGATTTCCTGGATATTTATGAAAATGCTTCACCCCGCACGAAAGTTAACCCTGAGGACTCCTCACAAATAGATAAACTCTTAAAACCAGGGCAGGAAATTATCGTTCAAGTTCATAAAGGACCCATTGGAACAAAGGGTGCACGCTTAACTGGTCAGATTTCCATTCCGGGAAAGTTCCTTGTGCTTTTTCCCAATAAGGATAAAATAGCCATTTCCCGCAAAATATATGTTCAGGCAGAACGCAATCGCATACGCAATATTCTTTCCGGGATTAAAGATCCCGGATTCGGTTTAATTGTAAGAACTGAAGCCGAGGGCTGTGAAGAAGAAGATTTCCGGGCAGAATATAAGGCACTGTTGAAAACCTGGCGGTTGATAGATAAACAAATTAAATATGCCAAAGCACCGGTTTGCGTGTTTGAAGAAAACGCTCTGGAAAATTATCTGATTAGGGATCTGTTTGGGGAGAATGTTGACCGCCTGGTTATTGATGACAAGAATTTTGCCAAACGCATTATTTCCCAATTGGCTGATAGTTCTCCCGAACTGGTTAGCAATATAGAAATTTACCGCGAGGATTCCCCCATTTTTGATGCCTGGGGAATTGAAAAGAAAATTGAAACTGTCTTGCATAGCCGAATTTATCTTCCCAGTGGAGGTAATATCAGAATTGAACAGACAGAAGCTCTTGTAGCCGTAGATGTGAATACCGGAAGTTTTACCGGCAAAACAAATTACGATGAAACAGTGCGAAAAACAAATCTGGAAGCGGCTGCAGAAATAGCTCGTCAAATTCGTCTGCGTGACCTTTCCGGGGTAATTATAGTTGATTTTATTGATATGACGGAAGAAAAACATAAAACCGAAGTGCTGGAAATGCTGAAAAAAGGATTGCGCCGTGACCGTGCCAAAAATAAGGTCTATTCGTTTACGGAGCTTGGGCTTGTGGAAGTTACCCGTAAAAGAATGCGGAACACTTTAATCTCCAATTTTTCCGATCCCTGCCCTTTCTGCAACGGCAGCGGACGCATTTTAAGCAAGGATACGGTTATTATGCGTATTTACAGGTGGCTGAATCGCAGCGATTATTTTATTAAGGATAAGACCTTGCGCATTGCTGTTAGTCCTGAGTTATTAAATCATATCAATCAACATAACGAGGATTTTACTAACTACAAAGATCAAATTGAATTTACCTCCGATCCTGCTATCCGGATTGACCAGTTTAAGGTATATCTTTTACCCGGAATGGAAGATATAACATCCAAGTTTTCGTAA
- the sppA gene encoding signal peptide peptidase SppA: MKSNKTVLWGCLIFVVAFIATFILGFIVTFGVNGTKVAKIPSDAWLYVNPNAALADYNEMEELRFVNVSAPGVQEICDKIKAAATDDRIKGMLIEPRMVMTNYPSLAEMTLAIKTFQKSGKPVIAFGDNFTQGDYLLASSASKIYMEPSASAGLALQGVSANMLFYKEMLDKLGIKMHILQSGAYKGAGEPYSQTELSKGTRENIDAALQDIYNQLLAVVAQNRKLETAKVKAIFEMREDFMLSAEKAKELQLIDYAMGRDEMLSSLGLEEDKLVKIANYLPAASKNKGDKIAVVYLNGNITPVSGYDFSNQSVISEAKVKKIIKQIHRHKDIKAVVLRINSPGGSALESELIYQQLLKLKREYPLVISMGGTAASGGYYISCAGDYMIADPGTLTGSIGVIGLIPEMTGLGNKIGIHSQTLKYGKFAGGLSPLEHYDPAIIESLKRNSTATYNEFKQRVMTARKIAPANIEAVAEGRVFSAEDALANKLIDEIGTLDKAIAKAASLAKATEYSAVNFPVKESFWQTLKESDLMNVKTHWQNDATPADRLEQYLRQIPATGELLYLMPYTLD, from the coding sequence ATGAAATCTAACAAGACCGTTCTGTGGGGCTGTTTAATCTTTGTAGTTGCCTTCATCGCTACTTTTATCCTTGGTTTTATTGTCACTTTTGGGGTGAATGGAACCAAAGTTGCCAAAATCCCATCCGATGCGTGGTTATATGTAAATCCTAATGCTGCGCTGGCAGATTATAACGAGATGGAGGAATTGCGCTTTGTAAATGTTTCAGCTCCCGGTGTTCAGGAAATTTGTGATAAAATAAAAGCTGCCGCTACAGATGACCGGATAAAAGGGATGCTTATTGAGCCCCGAATGGTGATGACCAATTATCCTTCTCTGGCAGAAATGACTTTAGCCATAAAAACTTTCCAAAAAAGCGGCAAGCCCGTGATTGCTTTCGGGGATAACTTCACGCAAGGGGACTATTTACTTGCCTCCAGTGCTTCCAAAATTTATATGGAACCCTCTGCTTCTGCAGGTTTGGCGCTTCAGGGTGTATCTGCTAATATGCTTTTCTATAAAGAGATGCTGGATAAATTAGGCATTAAAATGCATATTTTACAATCGGGGGCATATAAAGGAGCAGGAGAGCCCTATTCGCAAACAGAACTTAGTAAAGGCACCAGAGAAAACATTGATGCTGCCTTACAAGATATTTATAATCAATTGCTTGCAGTTGTTGCCCAAAACCGAAAATTAGAAACCGCAAAAGTAAAAGCTATTTTTGAAATGCGGGAGGACTTTATGCTCAGCGCTGAGAAAGCTAAGGAATTACAGCTGATAGATTATGCTATGGGGCGTGATGAAATGCTGAGCAGTTTGGGCTTGGAAGAGGATAAATTAGTAAAAATAGCTAATTATTTGCCTGCTGCCAGCAAGAACAAAGGCGATAAAATAGCTGTTGTTTATTTGAATGGAAATATAACTCCTGTTTCGGGTTATGATTTTAGCAATCAAAGTGTGATCAGCGAAGCAAAAGTGAAGAAGATTATTAAGCAGATTCACCGGCATAAAGATATTAAAGCAGTGGTCTTAAGAATAAATAGTCCCGGTGGTTCCGCTTTGGAATCCGAGCTTATTTATCAGCAATTACTTAAGCTGAAAAGGGAGTATCCTTTGGTGATTTCAATGGGAGGAACAGCTGCTTCCGGTGGTTATTATATTTCCTGCGCCGGGGACTATATGATTGCAGACCCGGGAACTTTAACCGGCTCCATTGGTGTAATTGGTCTAATTCCAGAAATGACAGGATTGGGGAATAAAATTGGAATTCACTCGCAGACCTTAAAATATGGAAAATTTGCCGGTGGCTTAAGCCCTTTGGAGCATTACGATCCGGCTATTATAGAATCTCTGAAACGCAATTCCACAGCTACCTACAATGAATTTAAGCAGAGAGTGATGACGGCGCGAAAAATTGCCCCCGCAAATATTGAGGCAGTTGCCGAAGGACGCGTTTTCAGTGCTGAAGATGCTCTTGCCAATAAACTGATAGATGAAATTGGAACTTTGGATAAGGCAATTGCCAAAGCTGCTTCTTTGGCTAAGGCAACTGAATATTCTGCCGTCAATTTCCCGGTTAAGGAAAGTTTTTGGCAGACCCTGAAGGAATCTGATCTGATGAATGTGAAAACACATTGGCAAAACGATGCCACTCCTGCAGACCGTCTGGAACAATATTTAAGGCAAATTCCAGCCACGGGTGAATTGCTGTATTTAATGCCTTATACTTTGGACTAA